A single window of Periophthalmus magnuspinnatus isolate fPerMag1 chromosome 9, fPerMag1.2.pri, whole genome shotgun sequence DNA harbors:
- the bmp3 gene encoding bone morphogenetic protein 3 isoform X1 has product MASCCRLALLLFYAWSHSGSCANLRADHRRRLDVKHGAKDLSGAHLSGAHLSGAHLSGAHLSGAHLSGAHLSVPDTLTEHMHTLYAKYARAGYTFKDGNTVRSFKAHWGFLGGRQVLTFNLTSLTLSEAVLSATLHFYTGHLPRTRRQVPLDVWSFGSDHVHALDHTHALGHVRFDVWAGREGVWQWRDITSAINQAKGRGQLLVGVELSSHRPPPYPPYILVFANDSAISDPDSLQRHHLPTADNAAHRHNSTKTPPPRHRRSVNLLSPLHNNELPEGDYPRQELPEGDYPRQDHQGRNYPRQKHHRQEHQRQEYSGRDYPRQEQAGSDYPKHKVQKWEEPMTKPARRAKKKSSASGTQKGALLQFDERTLKKARRKWAEPRSCARRHLKVDFADIGWNDWIISPKSYDAFYCAGTCHFPMAKALKPSNHATIQSIVRAVGVVPGIPEPCCVPEKMSALSILFFDEQANVVLKVYPNMSVETCACR; this is encoded by the exons ATGGCTTCGTGCTGTCGCCTCGCGCTGCTGCTGTTTTACGCGTGGAGCCACAGCGGATCATGCGCGAACCTGCGCGCGGACCACAGGCGCAGGCTGGACGTGAAGCACGGCGCGAAGGACCTGAGCGGGGCGCACCTGAGCGGGGCGCACCTGAGCGGGGCGCACCTGAGCGGGGCGCACCTGAGCGGGGCGCACCTGAGCGGGGCGCACCTGAGCGTCCCGGACACGCTGACGGAACACATGCACACGCTTTACGCCAAGTACGCGCGCGCGGGATACACGTTTAAAGACGGAAACACGGTGCGCAGCTTCAAAGCGCACTGGG GTTTTCTCGGGGGTCGACAGGTgctgacctttaacttgacgTCTCTGACCCTGTCGGAGGCGGTGCTCTCGGCGACGCTGCACTTCTACACAGGGCACCTGCCGCGCACCAGACGACAGGTGCCCCTGGACGTGTGGAGTTTTGGGTCGGACCACGTGCACGCTCTGGACCACACGCACGCTCTTGGTCACGTGCGCTTTGACGTGTGGGCGGGGCGTGAGGGGGTGTGGCAGTGGAGGGACATTACATCGGCCATAAACCAGGCAAAGGGTCGTGGCCAGCTGCTAGTGGGGGTGGAGCTTAGCTCTCACAGACCACCGCCGTACCCACCCTACATCCTAGTGTTCGCTAACGACTCTGCCATCTCTGACCCCGACAGTCTACAGCGCCACCACCTGCCCACAGCCGACAATGCAGCGCACCGACACAACAGCACTAAGACTCCGCCCCCTCGCCACCGCCGCTCTGTCAACCTCTTGTCGCCCCTGCACAACAACGAGCTGCCCGAGGGGGACTATCCCCGGCAGGAACTACCTGAGGGGGACTACCCCCGGCAGGACCATCAGGGGAGGAACTACCCCCGGCAGAAGCACCACAGGCAGGAGCATCAGAGGCAGGAGTACTCGGGGAGAGACTACCCccgacaggagcaggcaggttCAGACTACCCAAAGCACAAAGTGCAGAAGTGGGAGGAGCCTATGACCAAACCAGCGCGACGGGCTAAAAAGAAGAGCAGTGCGTCAGGCACACAGAAGGGGGCGCTGCTGCAGTTCGACGAGCGCACGCTGAAGAAGGCTCGGAGgaagtgggcggagcctcgAAGCTGTGCACGGCGTCACCTAAAGGTCGACTTCGCCGACATTGGCTGGAACGACTGGATCATCTCCCCCAAGTCCTACGATGCGTTCTACTGCGCCGGCACCTGCCACTTCCCCATGGCCAag GCGTTGAAGCCGTCGAATCACGCCACCATCCAGAGCATTGTACGTGCAGTGGGCGTGGTCCCGGGCATCCCTGAGCCGTGCTGTGTCCCTGAGAAGATGTCTGCCCTCAGCATCCTCTTCTTCGACGAGCAGGCCAACGTGGTGCTCAAAGTCTACCCCAACATGAGCGTGGAGACGTGTGCGTGCAGATGA
- the bmp3 gene encoding bone morphogenetic protein 3 isoform X2 gives MASCCRLALLLFYAWSHSGSCANLRADHRRRLDVKHGAKDLSGAHLSGAHLSGAHLSGAHLSGAHLSGAHLSVPDTLTEHMHTLYAKYARAGYTFKDGNTVRSFKAHWGFLGGRQVLTFNLTSLTLSEAVLSATLHFYTGHLPRTRRQVPLDVWSFGSDHVHALDHTHALGHVRFDVWAGREGVWQWRDITSAINQAKGRGQLLVGVELSSHRPPPYPPYILVFANDSAISDPDSLQRHHLPTADNAAHRHNSTKTPPPRHRRSVNLLSPLHNNELPEGDYPRQEHQGRNYPRQKHHRQEHQRQEYSGRDYPRQEQAGSDYPKHKVQKWEEPMTKPARRAKKKSSASGTQKGALLQFDERTLKKARRKWAEPRSCARRHLKVDFADIGWNDWIISPKSYDAFYCAGTCHFPMAKALKPSNHATIQSIVRAVGVVPGIPEPCCVPEKMSALSILFFDEQANVVLKVYPNMSVETCACR, from the exons ATGGCTTCGTGCTGTCGCCTCGCGCTGCTGCTGTTTTACGCGTGGAGCCACAGCGGATCATGCGCGAACCTGCGCGCGGACCACAGGCGCAGGCTGGACGTGAAGCACGGCGCGAAGGACCTGAGCGGGGCGCACCTGAGCGGGGCGCACCTGAGCGGGGCGCACCTGAGCGGGGCGCACCTGAGCGGGGCGCACCTGAGCGGGGCGCACCTGAGCGTCCCGGACACGCTGACGGAACACATGCACACGCTTTACGCCAAGTACGCGCGCGCGGGATACACGTTTAAAGACGGAAACACGGTGCGCAGCTTCAAAGCGCACTGGG GTTTTCTCGGGGGTCGACAGGTgctgacctttaacttgacgTCTCTGACCCTGTCGGAGGCGGTGCTCTCGGCGACGCTGCACTTCTACACAGGGCACCTGCCGCGCACCAGACGACAGGTGCCCCTGGACGTGTGGAGTTTTGGGTCGGACCACGTGCACGCTCTGGACCACACGCACGCTCTTGGTCACGTGCGCTTTGACGTGTGGGCGGGGCGTGAGGGGGTGTGGCAGTGGAGGGACATTACATCGGCCATAAACCAGGCAAAGGGTCGTGGCCAGCTGCTAGTGGGGGTGGAGCTTAGCTCTCACAGACCACCGCCGTACCCACCCTACATCCTAGTGTTCGCTAACGACTCTGCCATCTCTGACCCCGACAGTCTACAGCGCCACCACCTGCCCACAGCCGACAATGCAGCGCACCGACACAACAGCACTAAGACTCCGCCCCCTCGCCACCGCCGCTCTGTCAACCTCTTGTCGCCCCTGCACAACAACGAGCTGCCCGAGGGGGACTATCCCCGGCAGGAA CATCAGGGGAGGAACTACCCCCGGCAGAAGCACCACAGGCAGGAGCATCAGAGGCAGGAGTACTCGGGGAGAGACTACCCccgacaggagcaggcaggttCAGACTACCCAAAGCACAAAGTGCAGAAGTGGGAGGAGCCTATGACCAAACCAGCGCGACGGGCTAAAAAGAAGAGCAGTGCGTCAGGCACACAGAAGGGGGCGCTGCTGCAGTTCGACGAGCGCACGCTGAAGAAGGCTCGGAGgaagtgggcggagcctcgAAGCTGTGCACGGCGTCACCTAAAGGTCGACTTCGCCGACATTGGCTGGAACGACTGGATCATCTCCCCCAAGTCCTACGATGCGTTCTACTGCGCCGGCACCTGCCACTTCCCCATGGCCAag GCGTTGAAGCCGTCGAATCACGCCACCATCCAGAGCATTGTACGTGCAGTGGGCGTGGTCCCGGGCATCCCTGAGCCGTGCTGTGTCCCTGAGAAGATGTCTGCCCTCAGCATCCTCTTCTTCGACGAGCAGGCCAACGTGGTGCTCAAAGTCTACCCCAACATGAGCGTGGAGACGTGTGCGTGCAGATGA
- the prkg2 gene encoding cGMP-dependent protein kinase 2, translating into MGNGSVKSRLRRDQGPQNGRAVSQSVSSESYRSRLEELQREGLRKDEKINSLQGQVQSLQEELRRQRQNVSEERKQERNQERNQERREDSVGSGLGSGLSSRPCSVRISSGQRNRRRGAKAGVSAEPSSRTDDSRTLPKFNMEQARVPKDPSVQGQLLEALMKNQYLRRLDPQPLRLMVECMYARSYQQGELVTQQGERGHHLFVLAEGKLEVLQNQRLLSSLSPWTTFGELAILYNCTRTASIRAVDSVETWALDREVFQNIMRRTAETRQEEHRDFLRSVSILRDLPEEKLSKMVDCLDVEYYDRGEYIIREGEEGSTFYIIAQGKVAVTQSTEGRRSPVLINTLQKGDYFGEKALISDDVRSANIVADEDGVECLVIDRETFDQTVGTFSELQKYLQGYVATLERDDRKRHAKRSLSRLQSQPLSPDQAQLRDLVSGFCGSKPFQHLELVSTLGVGGFGRVELVKLKDQDMSFALKVIKKHHVVENRQQEHIHSERRILSEARSPFIVKLYRTFKDDKYVYMLLEACLGGEVWSLLRDRGSFDESTSRFCVSCVTEALEYLHRKSIVYRDLKPENLLLDTHGYCKLVDFGFAKRLGPGQKTWTFCGTPEYVAPEILLSKGHSFSVDFWALGVLLFELLTGSPPFSGADHMTTYSFILRGVEKIDFPKKINKKQEDLIRKLCRKNPAERLGNLKNGITDIKKHRWFSGFNWSGLKSRTVTSPLKREISGPLDHSYFDSYPPDEDHPPDELSGWDQDF; encoded by the exons ATGGGGAATGGTTCGGTGAAGTCCAGACTCCGTAGAGACCagggtcctcaaaatggccgcGCTGTGAGTCAGTCTGTGAGCTCGGAGTCGTACCGCAGCCGCCTGGAGGAGCTACAGCGAGAAGGTCTGAGGAAAGACGAGAAGATCAATAGTCTCCAGGGGCAAGTCCAAAGTCTGcaagaggagctgaggaggcaGAGGCAGAATGTGAGCgaggagaggaaacaagagAGGAACCAAGAAAGGAaccaagagaggagagaggaca GTGTTGGTTCTGGTCTtggctctggtctctcctcCAGACCCTGTAGCGTCAGAATCTCTTCAGGGCAGAGGAACAGACGCCGTGGGGCCAAGGCCGGGGTTTCAGCAGAACCTTCCTCTAGAACCGACGACTCCAGAACACTGCCAAAGTTCAACATGGAGCAGGCCCGAGTGCCCAAGGACCCAAG TGTGCAGGGGCAGTTGTTGGAGGCGCTGATGAAGAACCAGTACCTTCGGCGATTGGACCCTCAACCTCTGCGTCTGATGGTGGAGTGTATGTACGCACGCAGCTACCAGCAGGGGGAGCTAGTGACACAGCAGGGAGAGCGCGGACATCACCTGTTTGTGCTCGCAG agGGGAAGCTGGAGGTGCTGCAGAATCAGAGACTCCTGTCCTCACTCAGCCCCTGGACCACATTTGGAGAACTCGCCATTCTGTACAACTGCACCCGGACGGCGTCTATACGGG CGGTGGACTCTGTGGAGACCTGGGCTCTGGATCGCGAGGTGTTTCAGAACATCATGAGGAGGACAGCAGAGACCAGACAGGAGGAGCACCGGGACTTCCTCAGAAG CGTGTCCATCTTGAGGGACCTGCCTGAGGAGAAGCTCAGTAAGATGGTGGACTGTCTGGACGTG GAGTACTACGATCGGGGAGAGTACATCAtcagggagggggaggagggcagTACTTTCTACATCATCGCACAGGGAAAG GTTGCAgtgacacagagcacagaggggAGGCGCTCTCCTGTGCTTATAAACACATTACAGAAAGGAGACTACTTTGGAGAGAAGGCGCTCATCAG TGACGACGTGCGCTCGGCGAACATCGTGGCGGACGAGGACGGCGTGGAATGCCTGGTGATCGACAGAGA GACCTTTGACCAGACGGTGGGGACGttctctgagctgcagaagtACCTCCAGGGGTACGTGGCCACTCTTGAGCGCGATGACAGGAAACGACATGCCAA gAGGTCCCTGTCCCGCCTCCAGTCCCAGCCCCTGTCCCCAGATCAGGCTCAGCTGAGGGACCTGGTCTCTGGATTCTGCGGTTCCAAACCGTTCCAGCATCTGGAGCTCGTGTCCACTCTTGGAGTGGGAGGCTTCGGACGTGTCGAACTG GTGAAGCTGAAGGATCAGGACATGTCGTTTGCTCTAAAGGTGATAAAGAAACATCATGTGGTAGAGAACAGACAACAAGAACACATTCACTCAGAGAGGAGGATCCTGAGTGAGGCCCGATCGCCCTTTATCGTCAA ACTGTATCGCACGTTTAAAGACGATAAGTATGTGTACATGCTGCTGGAGGCCTGTCTGGGAGGAGAAGTATGGAGTCTGCTCCGAGACAg AGGCTCCTTTGATGAGTCCACGTCCCGgttctgtgtgtcctgtgtgacTGAAGCATTGGAGTATCTCCACCGAAAATCCATTGTCTACAGAGATCTGAAGCCTGAGAACCTTCTCCTGGACACACACGGATACTGCAAACTG gtggACTTTGGCTTTGCGAAACGTCTTGGTCCTGGTCAGAAGACCTGGACATTCTGTGGGACTCCTGAGTACGTGGCTCCTGAGATCCTCCTGAGCAAAGGCCACAGCTTCAGTGTAGACTTCTGGGCCCTGGGCGTCCTGCTGTTTGAGCTGCTGACCGGGAG cCCTCCGTTCTCGGGCGCTGATCACATGACCACCTACAGCTTCATTCTCAGAGGCGTCGAGAAAATTGACTTCCCCAAAAAGATCAACAAGAAACAAGAAGATCTGATCCGAAAACTCTGCAG gAAGAACCCAGCGGAGCGTTTGGGGAACCTGAAGAACGGCATCACAGACATCAAGAAGCACAG GTGGTTCAGTGGCTTTAACTGGAGCGGTCTGAAGAGTCGAACTGTGACGTCTCCGCTCAAGAGAGAG ATCTCGGGGCCGTTGGACCACAGTTATTTTGACTCTTATCCTCCAGATGAAGATCATCCTCCTGACGAGCTCTCAGGCTGGGACCAGGACTTCTAA